In [Leptolyngbya] sp. PCC 7376, a genomic segment contains:
- a CDS encoding M28 family peptidase produces MSASLKERLTTHLKHIIRNRDPYFSAAGHFYVKEYVRQTMEEHGEPESFRFEAQGKTHGNIILDLCADDAVQTKPPILIGAHYDAVISCPGADDNGTGLAVLLEMANFFSQNPARYPIRLVAFDLEEFGLCGSLEYAAHLKKNQQPLRLMLSLEMLGYCSHAPNSQTYPSFLKYFYPSTGDFIALIGDIQTIPEMWGMGRSLKKSVPCEWLPAGWRGYPVPDARRSDHLAFWEQGYKAMMVTDTADMRNPHYHQPTDTFETLDLDFLGQVCEGLCEVIAQLR; encoded by the coding sequence TTGTCAGCATCTCTAAAAGAACGGCTCACGACACATCTCAAACATATTATTCGGAATCGCGATCCCTATTTTTCGGCGGCAGGACATTTCTATGTGAAAGAGTATGTCCGGCAAACAATGGAAGAACATGGTGAGCCTGAGAGTTTTCGCTTTGAGGCGCAAGGCAAAACTCACGGAAATATTATTTTGGATCTGTGTGCTGATGATGCAGTACAGACAAAACCACCCATTTTAATTGGGGCGCATTACGATGCGGTGATTAGTTGTCCGGGGGCTGATGATAATGGCACTGGCCTTGCTGTGCTGCTGGAAATGGCTAACTTTTTTAGCCAAAATCCAGCGCGTTATCCGATTCGTTTAGTGGCATTTGATCTTGAAGAATTTGGACTCTGTGGCAGTTTAGAATATGCGGCTCACCTCAAAAAAAATCAGCAACCCTTGCGATTGATGTTGAGTTTAGAGATGCTGGGTTACTGCTCCCACGCCCCAAATTCTCAGACATATCCGAGCTTTCTGAAATATTTTTATCCGTCAACGGGAGATTTTATTGCGCTAATCGGTGACATCCAAACGATTCCAGAAATGTGGGGCATGGGGCGATCGCTGAAAAAATCAGTGCCTTGTGAATGGTTGCCAGCGGGATGGCGAGGATATCCAGTGCCCGATGCGCGACGGAGTGACCATTTGGCATTTTGGGAGCAGGGCTACAAAGCAATGATGGTGACCGATACTGCCGATATGCGGAATCCCCACTACCACCAACCTACTGATACTTTTGAAACCCTCGATCTCGATTTCTTGGGTCAGGTTTGTGAGGGATTATGCGAGGTGATCGCCCAATTGCGCTAA
- a CDS encoding transposase produces MTGEEESSILPKAYSLDLRQKIVDAYERGGVSQSSLARQFGVAKSFVQKLLDQKRLTGSIAPKKRSQQTPPKLNEEHQTILRQLLTKKNDATLAELCDEMEKRTGLRVANSTMHRTLRRMGYSLKKNILSRP; encoded by the coding sequence TTGACTGGTGAGGAAGAAAGTAGCATCTTGCCGAAAGCCTACTCATTAGACTTAAGACAGAAAATAGTGGATGCCTACGAAAGGGGTGGTGTGAGTCAAAGTAGTCTTGCCCGACAATTTGGAGTGGCGAAAAGTTTTGTACAAAAGCTCCTCGACCAAAAACGACTGACAGGGTCGATTGCTCCGAAAAAACGAAGCCAACAAACACCTCCCAAATTAAACGAAGAGCATCAAACAATATTGCGCCAGTTGCTCACCAAGAAAAACGATGCGACGCTAGCGGAACTATGTGATGAGATGGAGAAACGCACTGGTCTCCGTGTGGCCAATAGCACCATGCATCGCACCTTAAGAAGAATGGGATATAGCCTCAAAAAAAACATTCTATCCAGACCTTAA
- the menA gene encoding 2-carboxy-1,4-naphthoquinone phytyltransferase, translating into MLTDKLSPTTAYSHKPWLAAIKPPIYTVAVTPIIVATASAYGELGLFDGLRFGLFLFASVCMIAWMNLSNDVFDSDTGIDVNKASSLVNITGDRQLIFWLANGFLALGLGNIALISYLQQDWTVLGLLVVAAAIAYTYQGPPFRLGYLGIGEFVCFIAYLITGLGVFYSQANTITLGGCLASMWVALTTSIILFCSHFHQAEDDLAAGKKSPIVRLGTALGAEVLTYSLVGVLVLTCGLIAFGLWSPWMLITFGSAPFALQLINHVRTNHADPDKVKNAKFFAVKFHFSSGILLAIAYILSYYDLSFLSVTGLTY; encoded by the coding sequence ATGCTCACTGATAAACTATCTCCGACCACTGCGTATTCTCACAAGCCTTGGTTGGCAGCGATTAAACCTCCGATCTATACCGTTGCAGTGACCCCGATTATTGTCGCAACTGCTTCTGCTTACGGCGAATTGGGACTATTCGATGGCTTGCGGTTTGGGCTATTTTTGTTTGCGTCGGTTTGTATGATTGCTTGGATGAATCTGAGCAATGATGTCTTCGATTCAGACACTGGGATTGATGTTAATAAAGCGTCTTCGCTCGTTAATATCACAGGCGATCGCCAACTCATTTTCTGGCTAGCAAATGGCTTTCTTGCGTTGGGATTGGGAAATATCGCGCTGATTAGTTATCTACAGCAAGATTGGACAGTACTAGGATTGCTAGTCGTAGCGGCGGCGATCGCCTATACCTATCAAGGGCCACCTTTTCGTTTGGGCTATCTTGGCATCGGTGAATTTGTCTGTTTTATTGCCTATTTGATCACGGGATTGGGTGTGTTTTATAGCCAAGCTAACACCATCACACTAGGAGGATGCTTGGCATCAATGTGGGTGGCGCTTACGACTAGCATCATTTTATTTTGCTCCCATTTCCACCAAGCTGAAGATGATCTGGCCGCAGGCAAAAAATCACCTATTGTGCGTCTCGGTACAGCACTTGGCGCAGAGGTTTTAACTTATAGTTTGGTCGGCGTACTTGTTTTAACCTGTGGCTTAATTGCCTTCGGGCTGTGGTCGCCGTGGATGTTAATTACTTTTGGCAGCGCACCCTTTGCACTACAGCTGATTAACCATGTCCGAACTAATCACGCAGATCCTGACAAAGTGAAAAACGCAAAATTTTTCGCCGTTAAATTTCACTTCAGCAGCGGCATATTATTGGCGATCGCCTATATCCTGTCCTATTACGATTTAAGCTTTCTGAGCGTGACAGGCTTAACCTATTAG
- the cas6 gene encoding CRISPR-associated endoribonuclease Cas6 produces the protein MVTKFELANLSRRKRTDLMGIRFDLSAQYDFFLEETYAKGLHAWFLNQIRDYDPEFSAYLHDQSATRPFSMSRLNGESLGDNLQLIAGKRYKWFLHCFSQGVTDTVLEWLGDVRPSVVLIGTCELAIERVSVSLQPYCYLDLLQITRQNCMILSFLSPTVFRVRGAYLPLPMPRNVFHSYLRRWNAFSKFEVDLENFLDWVDDFVVIRKHRLATQRVGTARKSIVTGFLGSVQFAVRSEGLFHEGYVHLFSVLGFFAPYCGTGSKTTYGLGFTLLSEVESPTSTFLEKQL, from the coding sequence ATGGTCACGAAGTTTGAGTTAGCTAATCTATCCCGTCGGAAAAGAACAGATTTGATGGGAATAAGGTTCGATCTCTCCGCTCAATATGATTTCTTCTTGGAGGAGACTTACGCCAAGGGATTACATGCTTGGTTCTTGAACCAAATTAGAGACTATGATCCTGAATTTTCTGCATATTTACATGATCAGTCGGCAACAAGACCATTCTCGATGTCACGACTAAACGGAGAAAGTTTAGGTGATAATCTTCAGTTGATTGCAGGGAAACGTTATAAATGGTTTTTGCATTGCTTCTCTCAGGGTGTGACGGATACTGTCTTGGAGTGGTTGGGGGATGTACGGCCATCAGTTGTGTTGATAGGTACATGCGAATTAGCGATTGAAAGGGTAAGCGTCAGCCTACAACCCTATTGTTATTTGGATTTATTACAAATAACACGACAGAACTGCATGATATTGAGTTTTTTGTCACCAACTGTTTTTCGTGTCAGAGGAGCGTATTTACCTTTACCGATGCCGCGCAATGTGTTTCATAGTTATTTGCGACGATGGAATGCTTTCTCAAAATTTGAGGTAGATCTGGAAAACTTTTTAGACTGGGTTGATGATTTTGTTGTAATTCGGAAGCATCGACTTGCAACGCAACGAGTGGGGACTGCAAGGAAGAGTATAGTAACCGGTTTTTTGGGTTCAGTTCAGTTTGCAGTCAGATCTGAAGGACTGTTTCATGAGGGATATGTTCACCTGTTTTCAGTTTTGGGGTTTTTCGCGCCTTATTGTGGAACAGGCAGCAAAACAACTTATGGACTAGGTTTTACGCTGTTGAGTGAAGTTGAGTCTCCTACTAGTACGTTCTTGGAAAAGCAGCTATAG
- a CDS encoding ribonuclease HII, whose translation MALIAGVDEVGRGCLFGPVFAAVVVVKSCQEKQLRQLGVKDSKKLSAKKRDSLVPEIYEVVEEWAIASASVAEIDEINILQATFLAMRRAIEQLSCQPEHFLIDGNKTIPNIDISQTAIVKGDDEFVAIAAASILAKVARDKEIVELADTYPEYDLASNKGYGTKKHRLAILEHGLTPHHRQSFKIKELKQLSLDLE comes from the coding sequence ATGGCTTTAATCGCGGGAGTCGATGAGGTGGGTCGGGGCTGTTTATTTGGGCCTGTGTTTGCAGCGGTAGTCGTTGTGAAATCTTGTCAGGAAAAACAGCTACGGCAACTGGGCGTAAAAGATAGTAAAAAACTCTCGGCAAAAAAACGCGACTCTCTTGTCCCCGAAATTTATGAGGTGGTAGAAGAATGGGCGATCGCCTCAGCTTCAGTGGCAGAAATTGACGAAATCAATATTCTTCAGGCTACTTTTTTAGCAATGCGTCGTGCCATTGAACAGCTCAGTTGTCAGCCAGAGCACTTCTTGATTGATGGCAATAAAACTATTCCGAATATAGATATTTCCCAAACTGCAATCGTGAAAGGGGACGACGAATTTGTGGCGATCGCTGCCGCGAGTATTTTGGCGAAGGTGGCACGGGATAAAGAAATTGTTGAGTTGGCAGACACCTATCCCGAATACGATTTGGCGAGCAATAAAGGCTATGGCACAAAGAAACATCGTTTGGCCATTCTCGAACATGGTTTAACGCCTCACCACCGCCAATCTTTCAAAATCAAAGAACTCAAACAGCTTTCTCTCGATTTGGAATAG
- a CDS encoding lipopolysaccharide assembly protein LapB has product MDNLLTAERTTYRPLECRPDSYQGWYRQGNIHWQSGRVEEALLCFNRALEYHPEDYWTWYKQAMAYEKLGFPHEAIDSYAQACNICPKNYWSWYDQGCLFMEKLGKYDRAIACFEKALEDHPEDYWSNYRLGECWRLLEKYARALSYYDKALTFRPNDYWSWYRRGDALLAWDKPEVALTSYDRALEVKPGDFWAWYQRGQTLEELEHYTNAIESFEQALVDIPKDADTWYEQAYCFAKIGNFEEAFNSLEAAIQLDPEIYFPDAEDDMCFAEMWRMARWDDLNDLYDEFMAE; this is encoded by the coding sequence ATGGATAACTTATTGACGGCGGAACGCACGACCTATCGCCCCTTGGAGTGCCGTCCTGACAGCTATCAAGGATGGTATCGACAGGGAAATATTCACTGGCAATCTGGTCGGGTAGAGGAAGCGTTATTGTGCTTTAATCGAGCGCTTGAGTACCATCCCGAAGATTATTGGACGTGGTACAAACAGGCGATGGCCTACGAAAAACTTGGCTTTCCCCACGAGGCGATCGATAGTTATGCTCAAGCTTGCAATATTTGTCCTAAGAATTATTGGTCTTGGTACGATCAGGGCTGTCTCTTCATGGAAAAGCTCGGGAAATATGACCGGGCGATCGCCTGTTTTGAGAAAGCTTTAGAAGACCATCCAGAAGACTATTGGTCAAACTATCGTTTGGGTGAATGTTGGCGACTATTGGAGAAATATGCGCGAGCCTTGTCCTATTACGACAAGGCTTTAACGTTTCGTCCCAATGACTATTGGAGTTGGTATCGTCGCGGTGATGCGCTGCTAGCTTGGGACAAACCTGAGGTGGCTTTAACTAGTTATGATCGTGCCCTTGAAGTGAAACCTGGTGATTTTTGGGCATGGTACCAACGGGGGCAAACCCTAGAGGAATTAGAGCATTACACCAACGCAATTGAGTCTTTTGAGCAAGCACTCGTAGATATTCCGAAAGATGCTGATACTTGGTATGAGCAGGCCTATTGCTTTGCAAAGATCGGCAATTTTGAAGAAGCATTCAATAGTTTAGAAGCAGCCATTCAGCTCGATCCCGAAATCTATTTTCCTGATGCGGAAGATGATATGTGTTTTGCGGAGATGTGGCGGATGGCACGTTGGGATGATCTCAATGATCTTTATGATGAGTTTATGGCTGAATAA
- a CDS encoding DUF790 family protein: MLPSDLLLQRRKGETLVPKHLSLSKAAIALAAELIECFEGCRGEPKKVLQAELQEIEGESTDFKVKRGLAHLLKNHFSTFEIVSPLEPLLLREKVFAASCAGVPIPDQKMEVLEAIATELTQLYERDIFPNDIAAGLYADLPENHILTEFEPPDPKALIHRYNLSQTQGIFYKANFLIIHAHRNDPGEYKLLFRYLKLFQLMTYIEGDADTGFTITIDGPTSLFKPSTRYGLAIAKMLPALLHVSKWQLEAQLHYKDNYTNTIRHGRFTLEDDCGLVSHYPPGKPYDSMLEASFVKSWNKLKTDWHLEREVDLIPLPGSVMIPDFRVVHPDGREFLLEIVGYWRPEYLQKKFSKIRRAAYPNLIIAVSERLNLQKAGVDFKELPNHLIWFKQKLPAREVLKILDA, translated from the coding sequence ATGCTGCCATCTGATCTATTGCTCCAACGCCGCAAAGGTGAAACCCTTGTCCCAAAACATTTGTCCCTCTCGAAAGCGGCGATCGCCTTAGCGGCAGAATTAATTGAATGTTTTGAAGGCTGTCGTGGCGAACCGAAAAAAGTATTGCAGGCAGAGCTCCAGGAAATTGAAGGGGAAAGTACGGATTTTAAAGTGAAACGTGGGTTGGCTCATCTGCTGAAAAATCACTTTAGTACCTTTGAGATTGTTAGTCCTCTCGAACCACTACTATTGCGGGAAAAAGTATTTGCCGCTTCCTGTGCTGGTGTGCCGATTCCTGATCAAAAAATGGAAGTGCTAGAGGCGATCGCCACCGAATTAACCCAACTCTATGAGCGCGATATTTTTCCCAATGATATTGCTGCGGGACTCTATGCAGATCTCCCCGAAAATCATATTTTGACGGAATTTGAGCCGCCTGACCCCAAAGCTTTAATTCACCGCTATAACCTCTCTCAAACCCAAGGGATTTTCTATAAAGCAAATTTCTTGATTATCCATGCCCACCGCAATGATCCCGGTGAATATAAGCTACTGTTCCGCTACCTGAAACTGTTTCAGTTGATGACCTATATCGAGGGAGATGCAGACACCGGTTTTACAATCACTATTGATGGCCCCACCAGTCTTTTTAAACCCAGTACTCGCTACGGTCTGGCGATCGCCAAAATGTTACCCGCCTTGCTCCACGTCAGTAAATGGCAACTCGAAGCCCAGCTGCATTACAAAGACAATTACACCAATACCATCCGCCACGGTCGTTTTACTCTCGAAGATGATTGTGGGCTGGTGAGCCATTATCCACCCGGCAAACCCTATGACAGTATGCTCGAAGCTTCTTTTGTGAAAAGTTGGAATAAGCTCAAAACGGATTGGCATCTAGAGCGGGAAGTGGATTTGATTCCTTTACCCGGCAGCGTCATGATTCCAGACTTTCGGGTGGTGCATCCCGATGGACGAGAGTTTTTATTGGAAATTGTGGGCTATTGGCGACCAGAATATCTCCAGAAAAAGTTCTCAAAGATTCGTCGTGCTGCTTATCCAAATCTAATCATCGCCGTCTCTGAACGTCTCAATCTTCAAAAAGCAGGGGTCGATTTCAAAGAACTGCCGAATCACCTCATCTGGTTTAAACAGAAATTACCAGCTCGCGAAGTGCTCAAGATCCTCGACGCTTGA
- a CDS encoding mCpol domain-containing protein, with translation MFISIDGDDVGRNLELYILDEQIGDLEIFAKKLKTRFEWLANNLSCLLEAQVHLLGGDSILASCPLNPKVFQILEELRIEFQKQGLPSISIGTGNTAREAYLALKYAKLRGKNRLVTFEDIQQ, from the coding sequence ATGTTTATATCGATAGATGGGGATGATGTAGGTCGAAATCTTGAATTGTATATTTTAGACGAACAAATTGGTGATCTTGAAATCTTTGCAAAGAAATTGAAAACTCGTTTTGAGTGGCTTGCAAATAATCTTTCCTGTCTTCTTGAAGCACAAGTCCATTTGTTAGGAGGTGATAGTATTCTCGCCTCATGCCCGCTAAATCCAAAGGTATTTCAAATCTTAGAAGAACTACGAATAGAGTTCCAGAAACAAGGATTGCCAAGTATTTCCATTGGCACTGGAAATACTGCAAGAGAAGCATACTTAGCTCTTAAATATGCGAAGCTTCGAGGGAAAAATCGACTAGTAACATTTGAGGACATTCAGCAATGA
- a CDS encoding DUF1176 domain-containing protein yields MKTRYFLLPIAALFGSNLIGCTAIATQTPSAIYPSNPETISVKLPSENSSEVSLTPQLPPSELEQKTEPKLLAYELEGEAKQHILQAIADQKDDLNLCLDEPELSAESLEFSDVYVHGDSETFLAKILCWNAAYQGVYEFVVVTPNLETQSLDFRHSNINLVGYPTFDSESNIIHNSYKFNGAGSCFEETRHYWDGYSLRLLSAELVDGVEFGCDDMGVRSPSEDFLITSTSVGNAKLGMTLAEFRAQMKSNMTLEPVILGVDIPDGLQLSWYGDVQYDLGFDSFPITEDSKINLIAIRNPSYKTIHGVGAGTPLTAAIAQHGPATLSYSTENELREAITFEDGLFADDSNTSIWIRSNQWTITDFAGIYPESDSSYHETRNYHDHAAISSIWLMQ; encoded by the coding sequence ATGAAAACTCGTTATTTTCTACTGCCAATCGCTGCTTTGTTCGGTAGTAATCTGATCGGTTGCACGGCGATCGCCACCCAAACCCCCTCAGCAATTTATCCCTCAAATCCTGAGACAATCTCCGTTAAACTCCCTTCAGAAAATTCATCAGAAGTTTCCCTCACACCGCAGCTCCCACCATCAGAACTAGAGCAAAAAACAGAGCCCAAGCTTCTAGCCTATGAACTCGAAGGCGAAGCCAAACAACACATCTTGCAGGCGATCGCCGACCAGAAAGATGACTTGAATTTATGTCTCGATGAACCCGAATTATCCGCCGAAAGTCTCGAATTTTCAGACGTTTATGTCCACGGCGATAGCGAGACTTTTTTAGCCAAAATCCTCTGTTGGAATGCCGCATACCAAGGGGTTTATGAATTTGTGGTCGTCACACCAAATCTTGAAACCCAGTCTTTAGACTTCCGCCATAGCAATATCAATTTAGTCGGCTATCCCACCTTCGATTCAGAGAGCAACATTATCCATAACAGTTACAAATTTAATGGGGCTGGCAGTTGTTTTGAAGAAACGCGCCATTACTGGGATGGCTATTCACTGCGACTCCTTTCTGCGGAATTAGTCGATGGCGTAGAGTTTGGCTGCGATGACATGGGCGTGCGATCGCCGTCCGAAGATTTTTTAATCACCTCGACTAGTGTTGGCAATGCAAAATTGGGCATGACCTTAGCTGAATTTCGGGCACAGATGAAATCAAACATGACCTTAGAGCCTGTGATCCTCGGCGTGGATATTCCCGATGGCCTTCAACTGTCTTGGTATGGCGATGTGCAATATGACCTCGGCTTTGACTCATTTCCGATCACCGAAGACTCGAAAATCAATTTAATCGCAATCCGCAATCCTAGTTACAAAACAATTCATGGCGTGGGCGCAGGCACTCCCCTCACGGCGGCGATCGCCCAACATGGCCCAGCAACCCTAAGTTACAGCACAGAAAATGAATTGCGTGAGGCGATCACCTTCGAGGATGGCCTATTTGCCGATGATTCAAATACCAGTATCTGGATTCGTTCCAACCAATGGACAATCACTGATTTTGCTGGGATTTATCCTGAAAGCGATAGTTCCTACCATGAAACCCGGAATTACCATGATCATGCAGCAATCAGTTCAATCTGGCTCATGCAATAA
- a CDS encoding ATP-binding domain-containing protein gives MPHCPNCQSTNVVKNQERILYSPNREQFEGYKLTLANTELPYGGIGYEQSKVGVTTVKYSEMSKYRKAVKLAKEKALNTDGRYWRDYYKLLELNADIRHVYAGTIHSLQGSTYERVIIRNDFGRFKDSFVQPRLWYVGMSRCKNYLAVAS, from the coding sequence ATGCCCCATTGCCCAAACTGTCAGTCTACTAATGTCGTTAAAAATCAAGAACGTATCCTTTATTCTCCCAATAGAGAGCAATTTGAGGGGTATAAATTAACCCTTGCGAATACAGAATTACCCTATGGAGGTATTGGGTACGAACAGTCAAAAGTAGGGGTAACCACAGTAAAATACTCAGAGATGAGCAAGTACCGTAAGGCGGTTAAGTTAGCCAAGGAAAAAGCACTTAATACCGATGGTAGATATTGGCGTGACTACTACAAGCTGTTAGAGCTTAATGCTGATATTCGACACGTCTACGCGGGTACTATTCACAGCCTCCAAGGAAGCACCTATGAACGGGTAATTATCCGTAATGACTTCGGTCGGTTCAAGGATTCATTTGTACAGCCACGACTTTGGTATGTGGGGATGAGTCGGTGTAAGAATTATTTGGCGGTAGCATCATGA
- a CDS encoding MAPEG family protein gives MSLSVSAVLIYSLVGAIVLAYAPYAVSAYARVTVASKSENKMEMFQKPRALFDTLPDFAKRAYWAHQNGFEALLVYTIAALSAVVTGVESQNAIYAAIAFLIARALYSVFYIANIAPLRSMMFGVANICNIILFSLSIAAVQSL, from the coding sequence ATGAGTCTGTCTGTTTCTGCTGTCTTAATTTACTCGTTAGTTGGTGCGATTGTACTCGCTTATGCCCCCTATGCGGTGTCTGCATATGCTCGGGTAACAGTGGCATCAAAGAGCGAAAACAAAATGGAAATGTTTCAGAAGCCTCGAGCGCTTTTTGATACGCTGCCAGATTTTGCGAAACGGGCTTATTGGGCACACCAAAACGGTTTTGAAGCATTGCTAGTTTACACAATTGCAGCACTATCGGCTGTGGTGACTGGGGTTGAATCCCAAAATGCAATTTATGCGGCGATCGCCTTTCTGATTGCGCGGGCATTATATTCAGTATTTTATATTGCCAACATTGCGCCGTTGCGTTCGATGATGTTTGGTGTCGCAAATATCTGCAATATCATTTTATTTAGTTTGAGCATTGCCGCTGTCCAAAGCCTGTAA
- a CDS encoding IS630 family transposase: MQQARYDFWQKMQATLAKNLIFIDESGVNLAMTRLRARSEKGKRAYSPKSSKRGKNVSLIGALGFKGMVANYHLLGSTDGLTFEAFISQKLIPNLWAGACVVMDNCSIHLGESVRTMIEAVGAKLIYLPPYSPDFSPIENCWSKLKSTLKSIGARTYLALDKAIEVAFSKITLDDIRCWFTHCCYCTSLD, encoded by the coding sequence GTGCAACAAGCCAGATATGATTTTTGGCAGAAAATGCAAGCGACTCTAGCGAAAAACTTGATTTTTATCGATGAATCGGGCGTGAACTTAGCCATGACAAGACTGAGGGCACGTTCTGAGAAAGGGAAACGAGCTTATAGTCCGAAATCCAGTAAACGAGGCAAGAATGTTTCTTTGATTGGAGCATTAGGCTTCAAGGGAATGGTCGCTAATTATCATCTGCTGGGGAGTACGGATGGATTAACCTTTGAAGCATTCATCAGCCAGAAGTTAATACCAAACTTATGGGCGGGAGCATGTGTGGTGATGGATAACTGTTCGATTCATTTAGGAGAGTCAGTACGCACAATGATTGAGGCCGTGGGAGCTAAGTTGATTTACCTTCCTCCCTATTCTCCAGATTTTTCACCCATTGAAAATTGCTGGTCAAAGTTGAAAAGTACCTTGAAAAGTATCGGGGCAAGAACTTATCTAGCTCTAGACAAGGCAATTGAGGTAGCTTTTTCCAAGATTACCCTTGATGATATTCGATGCTGGTTTACACATTGCTGCTATTGCACCTCACTCGACTAG
- a CDS encoding D-alanine--D-alanine ligase has product MPIILGLLFGGRSGAHNVSVGAAQDIYKALQTSKYSKKYHVIPFYIQRDGRFAPKKIATSYLDNKNHGWSFDQSELPKESLVFTDELTTIDVCLSTILCGVGSGDGSIQGFIETLQIPLVGSSVLGASIGADKITMKRVFAQMNIPQVKYISIDKSKLFSSSKSLDNFCDEVEKSFRYPYFVKPSRLGSSLGISMANNRQELKDGFQLASSYDHRIIVEQGIKARELSCAVLGNIAPQISILAEKVYENSFNSYDTKYKANQGQFKLVQDLPDSITQDIKKLANLAFKAIACLDACRIDFFLLEDNQTVMINEVNTVFGFKESSMFSFLWKSVGIEFPDLIDKLITLALERKNL; this is encoded by the coding sequence ATGCCTATAATATTAGGTTTGTTGTTTGGCGGCAGATCCGGAGCACACAATGTCTCAGTTGGTGCAGCTCAAGATATTTATAAAGCTTTGCAAACAAGCAAATATAGCAAGAAATACCATGTAATTCCTTTTTATATCCAGAGAGATGGTCGTTTTGCACCTAAAAAAATAGCGACATCGTATCTTGATAACAAAAATCATGGTTGGTCTTTTGACCAATCTGAACTTCCAAAAGAATCACTAGTCTTTACTGATGAACTAACAACTATTGATGTTTGTCTTTCTACAATCTTGTGCGGAGTTGGCTCTGGCGATGGCAGTATTCAAGGTTTTATTGAAACTCTGCAAATCCCTCTTGTCGGCTCTTCAGTATTAGGGGCTTCAATTGGCGCAGATAAAATCACAATGAAAAGGGTTTTTGCTCAGATGAATATACCTCAAGTGAAATACATTTCTATTGATAAATCTAAGCTATTTTCCTCCTCTAAATCTTTAGATAATTTTTGTGATGAAGTTGAGAAAAGCTTTCGATATCCTTATTTTGTAAAACCATCTAGGTTGGGTTCATCTCTTGGTATATCCATGGCCAATAATCGGCAAGAATTAAAAGATGGTTTCCAACTTGCCTCAAGCTATGACCATCGAATTATTGTTGAGCAAGGTATCAAAGCACGAGAGTTAAGCTGTGCTGTTTTAGGAAATATCGCCCCTCAAATATCCATCCTTGCCGAAAAGGTTTACGAGAATAGTTTCAATAGTTATGACACTAAATACAAAGCTAATCAAGGGCAATTTAAACTAGTTCAAGATCTCCCAGACAGTATTACCCAAGATATTAAAAAGTTGGCAAATTTAGCTTTTAAAGCTATTGCTTGCTTAGATGCCTGTCGCATTGATTTCTTTTTACTGGAAGATAATCAGACAGTGATGATTAATGAGGTAAATACTGTTTTTGGTTTCAAAGAAAGCAGTATGTTCTCTTTTCTTTGGAAATCAGTAGGTATAGAGTTCCCTGACTTGATAGATAAACTTATTACTTTAGCCTTGGAGAGAAAGAATCTATAA
- a CDS encoding YajQ family cyclic di-GMP-binding protein, with product MASTNSFDVVSDFDRQELVNTVDQAMRDIKNRYDLKDTKTTIDLGEDTITINTSSDFTLDAVQTILVTKAVKRNLSPKLFDYGDPESASGGRTRQVITLRRGISKDDAKKITKMVKTDFKKVQASIQGDSVRVSSKSKDDLQGVMQAIRDLDFPMPIQFNNYR from the coding sequence ATGGCTTCTACTAATTCCTTTGATGTTGTGAGTGACTTCGACCGCCAAGAATTAGTCAATACGGTTGATCAGGCGATGCGAGATATCAAAAATCGCTATGACCTGAAAGATACGAAGACAACCATTGACCTAGGGGAAGATACGATCACCATTAATACATCAAGTGATTTTACGTTGGATGCAGTGCAAACCATTTTGGTGACGAAAGCTGTCAAGCGTAATTTATCGCCTAAACTTTTTGATTATGGTGATCCTGAGTCTGCCAGTGGTGGTCGAACTCGCCAAGTAATTACGTTACGGCGAGGCATTTCAAAAGATGATGCCAAGAAAATCACCAAAATGGTTAAAACAGATTTTAAAAAGGTACAAGCCTCTATTCAAGGGGATTCGGTACGGGTTTCGAGTAAATCGAAGGATGATCTCCAAGGGGTGATGCAGGCTATTCGAGATCTCGATTTCCCAATGCCGATTCAGTTCAACAATTACCGCTAA